In Arthrobacter sp. StoSoilB5, one genomic interval encodes:
- a CDS encoding hydroxyacid dehydrogenase, with the protein MNLNVALAMPLNTARAVFPSRSLDPLEPALKLLSREPIEDFGSASGRALLAEADILITGWGCPMIDDDVLDAAPRLRYVLHAAGSVKHHIGETCWDRGLLVSSAADANAIPVAEYTVAMIVLANKRILQIARALHSTRTEVLPEQLFPDMGNYRKRVGIIGASKIGRHVIRLLAPYELDIVVADPYLSAAEASALGVELVSLDELVAGSDIVSLHAPSLPSTKNLIDAGRIQRMRPGATFINTSRGELVDQDALLARLECGDLYAVLDVTTPWVLPSGSLFYTHPNVLLTPHVAGSLGNELERMAASAVGEALRLSRGEPLQFPVRAEDLAFMA; encoded by the coding sequence GTGAACCTGAACGTTGCTTTGGCCATGCCTCTCAACACTGCCCGGGCCGTGTTTCCCTCCCGAAGCCTGGATCCGCTGGAGCCGGCTCTGAAGCTGCTCAGCCGGGAGCCGATCGAGGACTTCGGTTCAGCATCCGGCCGGGCACTCCTGGCGGAAGCGGACATCCTCATCACGGGTTGGGGTTGCCCAATGATCGACGACGACGTCCTGGATGCTGCCCCACGGCTACGTTACGTCCTGCACGCCGCCGGGAGCGTCAAACACCACATCGGTGAGACCTGTTGGGATCGGGGCTTGTTGGTGAGTTCCGCCGCAGACGCCAACGCCATTCCCGTGGCCGAATACACCGTGGCCATGATCGTCCTGGCCAACAAACGCATCCTGCAGATAGCGCGCGCCCTTCACAGCACCCGAACGGAGGTCCTGCCGGAACAGCTGTTTCCGGACATGGGCAACTACCGCAAGCGCGTCGGGATTATCGGGGCGTCAAAGATCGGCAGGCACGTCATCCGGCTGCTTGCTCCGTACGAGCTGGACATCGTGGTTGCCGACCCGTACCTCTCGGCCGCTGAGGCGAGCGCTCTCGGCGTCGAGCTTGTAAGCCTGGACGAGCTGGTGGCGGGCAGCGACATCGTCAGCCTCCACGCGCCGTCGTTACCGTCCACAAAGAACCTCATCGACGCCGGTCGCATCCAGCGGATGCGCCCTGGGGCCACCTTCATCAACACCTCACGCGGCGAGCTGGTAGATCAGGACGCCCTGTTGGCACGGCTTGAGTGCGGTGATTTGTACGCTGTGTTGGACGTGACGACACCGTGGGTGCTGCCTTCTGGTTCCCTCTTCTACACGCATCCCAATGTGTTGCTCACTCCTCACGTTGCGGGCTCGCTGGGTAACGAATTGGAGCGGATGGCGGCAAGTGCAGTGGGCGAAGCTTTGCGGCTATCCAGAGGTGAGCCGCTGCAGTTTCCAGTGAGGGCGGAGGATCTGGCGTTCATGGCATAA
- a CDS encoding isoprenylcysteine carboxylmethyltransferase family protein — protein MDQAGSPVRDWIGTVAFLFLAPGIVAGLIPLLISGWRLYDWDGAAWAVVPIAWIAVIVGVAFLLHAFALFALHRGTPAPVAPTQALVVTGVYRFVRNPMYLAVLTIILGQALLFGSWWLVLYAGLVLAMVVAFVKGYEEPTLTGTYGEQYLEYRRNVPGWWPRLRAWRG, from the coding sequence GTGGATCAGGCAGGATCACCCGTACGTGATTGGATCGGGACAGTCGCCTTCCTGTTCCTGGCGCCCGGCATCGTTGCTGGTCTCATCCCCTTGCTCATCTCGGGCTGGCGGCTTTACGACTGGGACGGCGCGGCGTGGGCAGTGGTGCCCATCGCCTGGATCGCCGTCATCGTGGGGGTGGCTTTTCTGCTCCATGCCTTCGCACTGTTCGCTCTTCACCGCGGAACGCCTGCGCCCGTTGCGCCGACCCAGGCCCTCGTCGTGACCGGGGTTTATCGATTCGTGCGCAATCCCATGTACCTTGCGGTGCTCACAATCATCCTCGGCCAAGCGCTGCTCTTCGGCAGTTGGTGGCTGGTGCTCTACGCCGGGCTGGTGCTCGCGATGGTGGTGGCGTTCGTCAAGGGTTACGAGGAGCCGACCCTCACCGGTACATACGGCGAGCAGTACCTTGAGTACCGGCGCAACGTTCCGGGGTGGTGGCCGAGACTCAGGGCTTGGCGGGGATGA
- a CDS encoding MFS transporter has product MTEQEPAGVTEVIDLSLRTPAQRSRTFMGILVNTALANITTSYLWFALTFWVYLETRNVIATGVVGGAYMLLIALSSISFGTFVDRYRKLAIMRFAAGFTLVMFVLSGVLFLLTPTSLLLDLTQPWFWIFTLIILVGAVVENLRNIALSTTVTILIEPDRRANANGMVGMVQGLMFIVTSVLSGLSVGLLGMGWTIVASLVFTALAFAHLLTLRMPEEVQAAATDAHGGFDFRGSLAAVLAISGLFALILFSTFNNFIGGVYMALMDPYGLEMFSVEMWGTFFAVGSTGFLVGGALVGKFGLGSNPLRTMLIVVAIMGFLGAVFTLREWAWLYVVGIWLYLTLVPIVEAAEQTVIQQVVPLNRQGRVFGFAMAFESAAAPITAFLIAPIAQFWIIPYARSAEGAAQLEPLLGRGTSRGIALVFLIAGIILIVAALIAFLTPVYRRVSASYAEKAVAGNSGSASASPG; this is encoded by the coding sequence ATGACCGAGCAGGAACCGGCTGGGGTAACTGAAGTTATCGACCTCTCCCTGCGCACTCCGGCACAGCGATCCCGTACCTTCATGGGGATCCTGGTGAACACTGCCCTGGCAAATATCACCACAAGCTATCTCTGGTTCGCCCTGACGTTCTGGGTTTATCTCGAAACCCGCAACGTTATTGCCACAGGGGTCGTGGGGGGTGCCTACATGCTGCTGATTGCACTCTCCAGCATCAGCTTCGGCACGTTCGTGGACAGGTATCGCAAGCTTGCCATAATGCGCTTCGCTGCTGGGTTCACCCTGGTGATGTTCGTGCTGTCAGGAGTGTTGTTCCTCCTCACCCCTACGAGCCTTCTGCTGGACCTGACGCAGCCATGGTTCTGGATTTTCACCCTGATCATCCTTGTGGGTGCCGTCGTCGAGAATTTGCGCAACATTGCCCTCTCCACCACCGTCACCATCCTCATAGAGCCTGATCGCCGGGCCAATGCAAATGGAATGGTGGGGATGGTGCAGGGACTCATGTTTATTGTCACCTCGGTCCTCTCCGGACTATCAGTAGGCCTGCTCGGCATGGGCTGGACCATAGTGGCTTCACTGGTTTTCACCGCGCTGGCGTTCGCACACCTACTCACGTTGCGAATGCCCGAAGAGGTGCAGGCGGCCGCCACTGACGCGCATGGCGGATTCGATTTCCGTGGCTCGCTTGCGGCAGTGCTGGCTATTTCCGGGCTGTTCGCGCTGATTCTGTTTTCCACCTTTAACAACTTCATTGGCGGTGTGTACATGGCGTTGATGGATCCTTACGGACTGGAGATGTTCTCCGTGGAAATGTGGGGAACGTTCTTCGCCGTAGGCTCCACCGGATTCCTGGTTGGCGGTGCCCTGGTGGGAAAGTTTGGGCTCGGCTCCAATCCCTTGCGGACCATGCTCATCGTTGTCGCCATCATGGGGTTCCTGGGCGCAGTGTTCACCTTGCGTGAATGGGCATGGTTGTATGTAGTGGGGATCTGGCTGTATCTGACCTTGGTTCCCATCGTGGAAGCTGCCGAGCAGACGGTCATCCAACAGGTGGTTCCCCTGAACCGGCAGGGTAGGGTATTCGGATTCGCCATGGCCTTCGAGTCCGCCGCAGCGCCCATCACCGCGTTCCTCATCGCCCCGATCGCCCAGTTCTGGATCATCCCGTACGCCCGCTCCGCCGAGGGCGCCGCACAACTGGAGCCGCTGCTGGGCCGGGGCACGTCCCGCGGGATCGCCCTCGTGTTCCTGATTGCCGGCATCATTCTCATTGTCGCGGCACTCATCGCGTTCTTGACTCCTGTTTACCGCAGGGTCTCGGCGTCGTACGCGGAGAAGGCTGTGGCTGGAAACTCAGGAAGCGCATCTGCGTCTCCCGGGTGA
- a CDS encoding serine/threonine-protein kinase produces MSTVYRATDLLLGRDVAIKIFLPGSGDDSFRARQETEMRLLAAFDHPGLVAAFDAGVDTRNDEERAYLVMELAEGRDLKAVLSDGPLSHQETTRIGVRLAGALAQVHAQGVIHRDIKPANILVSEGTESVKLADFGVALVMDDNRLTATGFTVGTAQYLSPEQAQGLHLTPASDVYSLGLVLLECLTGKPEYPGTPVETASARLHRAPGIPEDLPNGLRGLLQAMTDMDPERRPTARDVEEVLAGRRRKLPPTATAILPTVPVAPALPSRPPHTGASRPGAVGSTPARRASTTGPRAPGKKRPKLLAGLAAAALAIPVGLALLGNGVFSAEPSADPTRHADPGVSVIEPQPSGPAAPMRTEPAVSPAVDVVDVQDQPVPLPAGQATEPAQVTENTAPQGLADPKSGGKSDAKPEKGKGNGRG; encoded by the coding sequence ATGTCTACCGTGTACCGGGCCACGGACCTGCTCCTTGGCCGGGACGTAGCTATCAAGATCTTCCTGCCCGGCTCTGGCGACGACTCGTTCAGGGCCCGTCAGGAAACCGAGATGCGGCTCCTCGCTGCCTTTGACCATCCAGGGCTGGTGGCCGCTTTCGATGCGGGCGTGGATACCCGCAATGACGAAGAACGCGCCTATCTCGTGATGGAACTCGCAGAGGGCCGTGATCTGAAAGCCGTGTTGTCCGACGGGCCTCTGTCACATCAGGAAACTACGCGGATCGGCGTGCGGCTGGCCGGAGCGCTGGCCCAGGTGCACGCTCAGGGCGTCATTCACCGCGACATCAAGCCAGCGAATATCCTGGTTTCCGAGGGTACCGAATCTGTGAAATTGGCGGATTTCGGAGTCGCCCTGGTCATGGACGACAACCGACTCACCGCAACGGGCTTCACCGTGGGCACAGCGCAGTACCTCAGCCCCGAGCAGGCACAAGGCCTGCACCTGACGCCGGCCAGCGACGTTTACTCGTTGGGTTTGGTGCTCCTGGAGTGCCTCACCGGCAAGCCCGAATACCCAGGAACCCCGGTAGAGACGGCGTCGGCGCGCCTTCACCGGGCACCCGGGATTCCAGAAGACCTCCCTAATGGGCTTCGCGGACTCCTCCAAGCGATGACGGACATGGATCCGGAACGACGCCCGACAGCGAGGGATGTTGAAGAAGTCCTGGCGGGCCGACGTCGAAAGCTGCCGCCCACGGCGACGGCAATCCTGCCGACAGTGCCAGTGGCGCCGGCTTTGCCGTCACGGCCGCCGCATACGGGGGCTTCCCGTCCGGGTGCGGTTGGGTCCACCCCGGCAAGGCGTGCTTCCACGACGGGCCCAAGAGCCCCTGGCAAGAAACGCCCAAAGCTTCTCGCCGGGCTGGCGGCGGCTGCCCTCGCAATCCCGGTGGGGCTGGCGTTGCTCGGCAACGGCGTCTTTTCGGCGGAGCCCTCAGCCGATCCAACGCGGCACGCGGACCCTGGGGTCTCCGTCATCGAACCCCAGCCGAGCGGACCGGCCGCTCCGATGAGGACGGAACCAGCGGTAAGCCCTGCGGTCGACGTTGTGGATGTGCAGGATCAGCCGGTTCCGTTGCCCGCCGGTCAAGCAACCGAGCCTGCCCAAGTTACTGAAAACACTGCGCCTCAAGGCCTCGCCGACCCCAAGAGCGGTGGAAAGAGCGATGCCAAGCCCGAAAAAGGCAAGGGGAACGGCCGAGGTTAA
- a CDS encoding histidine phosphatase family protein, with amino-acid sequence MEAMTLTTFALVRHGQTDWNAERRLQGATDIPLNDVGREQAREAVATLANYQWDAIVSSPLSRAAETADLIAEGLGLAVARRVPELIERSFGPAEGLQAGPELEALRIPGGFRGGESDDDAARRGMDALEQLAQEFSGQRVLAVTHGTLIRLSLSRAIGRTLDSVHNAVLNLAHHHASDGWTLEYFNGELLTADVDS; translated from the coding sequence ATGGAAGCCATGACCCTTACCACCTTCGCCCTCGTCCGCCATGGCCAGACCGACTGGAATGCGGAGCGCCGGCTGCAGGGGGCCACCGACATTCCACTGAACGACGTCGGCCGCGAACAGGCGCGCGAAGCCGTTGCCACTTTGGCCAATTACCAGTGGGACGCCATTGTTTCCTCGCCGTTGAGCCGCGCGGCAGAAACCGCGGACTTGATCGCAGAGGGCCTGGGCCTAGCCGTCGCCCGGCGCGTTCCCGAGCTTATTGAACGAAGCTTCGGACCTGCAGAAGGCCTGCAAGCCGGCCCGGAACTCGAAGCACTTCGCATCCCTGGCGGTTTCCGCGGCGGCGAGAGCGATGATGACGCAGCCCGTCGGGGCATGGATGCCTTGGAACAGCTGGCACAGGAATTTTCAGGACAGCGGGTCCTGGCGGTAACCCACGGAACGTTGATCCGGCTGTCACTTAGCCGCGCGATTGGGCGCACGCTGGACAGCGTCCACAATGCCGTGCTGAACCTCGCCCATCACCACGCCTCCGATGGCTGGACGTTGGAGTACTTCAACGGTGAGCTTCTGACGGCCGACGTGGACAGCTGA
- a CDS encoding glyoxalase — translation MAAAYVPFSRGQWFFTRMSDLAAIESVIIEVAPTAQVAEAFYTDVFSMGNRVQVRPSEAPATGFRGFTMSLVVSQPATVNSLMDNARDAGATVIKQAAKSLWGYGGVLQAPDGTIWTVASSSKKDTGPANLQIDAMVLQLGVADVAASKQFYLDRGLTLAKSFGSRYVEFDTGPIKLTLNKRAALAKTAGVSADGTGSHRLLISGDAGTFTDPDGFVWEAPLG, via the coding sequence ATGGCAGCAGCCTACGTGCCATTCAGCCGCGGCCAGTGGTTCTTCACTAGGATGAGTGACCTGGCAGCCATCGAATCTGTAATTATCGAGGTCGCCCCCACCGCTCAGGTGGCGGAGGCCTTCTACACTGACGTTTTCAGCATGGGCAACAGAGTTCAGGTACGTCCATCCGAGGCGCCGGCCACGGGCTTTCGGGGATTTACGATGTCGCTGGTCGTCTCCCAGCCGGCCACCGTAAACAGTCTTATGGACAACGCCCGCGACGCCGGCGCGACAGTCATCAAGCAGGCCGCCAAATCCCTGTGGGGGTACGGCGGAGTCCTCCAGGCTCCAGACGGCACCATCTGGACAGTCGCCTCCTCGTCAAAGAAAGACACCGGTCCGGCCAATCTGCAAATTGATGCGATGGTGCTCCAACTGGGAGTCGCGGATGTGGCTGCCAGCAAGCAGTTCTATCTCGACCGAGGCCTCACCCTGGCCAAGAGCTTTGGAAGCCGGTACGTCGAGTTCGATACCGGCCCCATCAAGCTGACGCTCAACAAACGCGCCGCCCTGGCCAAGACCGCCGGCGTATCAGCTGACGGAACCGGCTCGCATCGCCTCCTCATCAGCGGCGATGCAGGGACCTTCACCGACCCGGATGGATTCGTATGGGAAGCGCCGCTGGGCTGA
- a CDS encoding DUF6458 family protein — MRIGSSIALIAIGAILAFALAPGLIPFVDQVLIGYILMAVGVLGLIISIIMASRTRRTDHVVERRDAPETIIDRRPRPEV; from the coding sequence ATGAGAATAGGTTCTTCCATAGCACTGATCGCCATTGGAGCGATTCTGGCCTTTGCACTTGCCCCCGGACTCATCCCCTTCGTGGACCAAGTCCTGATCGGCTACATTCTGATGGCTGTGGGTGTCCTGGGCCTGATCATTTCCATCATCATGGCAAGCCGCACACGGCGTACGGACCATGTCGTGGAGCGTCGCGATGCTCCAGAGACCATCATTGACCGGCGTCCGCGTCCCGAAGTTTAG
- a CDS encoding SDR family oxidoreductase — MAEEKPVLVVGATGYLGSQVVDALLKRGKSVRALVRAKSDAGKLEAKGVEIARGDMLDVASLIHAMTGVAGVISTAAGYTRNDKNANAIDTFGQSNLAVAAKQTGVPRFVLISILTCDLTPQVPHFWHKKQAEDTFEQLGVPFVALRPGAFFDQTAGMGGDPLAKGRVMWIGSKDTPLTFVLTSDLAGYLADAVDAEITDGERIDIGWTRPVSMSEAMDLLSKHGEPDGKGIKIMAVPTPVLKGLGKVTERFVPLVSDMASMSAWFETGRYVANTSRQAEVFGPPPTPEDAIARFAAGFGH, encoded by the coding sequence ATGGCTGAAGAAAAGCCTGTCCTCGTGGTCGGTGCCACCGGCTACCTTGGTAGTCAGGTGGTTGATGCACTTCTCAAGCGCGGCAAGAGCGTCCGCGCGCTTGTTCGGGCAAAATCCGACGCCGGCAAGCTCGAAGCCAAAGGTGTTGAGATAGCCCGTGGCGACATGCTTGACGTGGCGTCCTTGATCCATGCAATGACAGGTGTAGCCGGAGTTATTTCCACGGCTGCCGGGTATACGCGGAACGACAAGAACGCCAACGCAATCGATACCTTTGGCCAGAGCAACCTTGCGGTGGCGGCCAAGCAAACAGGCGTCCCGAGGTTTGTTCTCATCAGCATCCTCACCTGTGATCTGACACCCCAGGTGCCGCACTTCTGGCACAAGAAGCAAGCCGAGGATACTTTCGAACAGCTGGGCGTCCCTTTCGTCGCGCTTCGTCCGGGTGCATTCTTTGACCAGACTGCTGGGATGGGCGGCGACCCCCTGGCGAAGGGCCGTGTCATGTGGATCGGTTCCAAGGACACCCCACTGACCTTCGTCCTCACCAGCGACCTCGCGGGATACCTTGCGGATGCCGTTGATGCGGAGATAACTGATGGCGAACGCATCGATATCGGATGGACCCGCCCCGTCAGCATGTCCGAGGCGATGGATCTCCTGTCCAAGCACGGCGAGCCGGACGGCAAGGGCATCAAAATCATGGCCGTTCCAACGCCTGTGCTCAAGGGCCTGGGCAAAGTCACTGAACGCTTTGTACCGCTCGTAAGCGACATGGCCAGCATGTCTGCCTGGTTCGAGACGGGACGATACGTCGCCAATACGAGCCGGCAGGCCGAAGTTTTTGGTCCGCCGCCCACTCCGGAGGACGCAATTGCCCGATTCGCGGCGGGTTTCGGGCACTGA